GCAGGTGTTCGCCGTGACGACCAAGAAGGCCGAGGTCTTCCTGCGACAGCCCCGCCCGGGGTCATCCGCCAGCAGGTTCAAAGGTGAAACGTTGCCCTTTGCCCAGAGACTGATGTCCTGTAAGAGGAATGTTTGACCCTGTCCCCACCAGATGTGGGGGCACGTGGCGCTCCAGATGTTGACTAAAACACATTCCCATCGTGATTTGGTTAATAGTCATacgccgtggaaacaggccgttcggcccaacctgccgacaacgaccaacatgccccatctgtactagtcccacctgcatgccttTCGCCCATCACTCCTAAACCTatctaaatgtattttacatttgGAGAGAACCAAACTTCTGAAGGGTTCAGAATGCAGGGTGAAGGTTGCAAAGAACACGTTAGTTGGGCGATAGTGAGCGTCCGGCCGCCTTCACAgcgagtggcacagctggtagagcagctgcttcATAGCTGCagtgacatgggttcaatcccgaaccccaatgctgtctgtgtggagttggcatgttctccctgtgactgcatgggattcccAAAGgtccttcggcttcctcccaataCCATGGAGGTGTGAGTTCGGGTGCTGTACAGTGGTTCGCCATTagtcacaggcccttcagcccagcatatCCGTGCTACCCATGCGCTCATTCATCACCAGTCCTTCCAATGCAGTCTTCTATACGTTTTTCAGGCGTATGCCGAATCTTGTGAGAGTCTCTGTCTCCACCAACCCCCAGCGTCTCCCCTCCCGCCACATATGAGCCCGAGGGTCCTCGCCAGGCGCTCCACGCAGGAGGCAGTCGTGGCCGGAGTGTGGGACATGGTGACGGGGCAGCGGgtctgatgggattgctctgctgGAAGCTAGAAATGACCTaagatggccgaatggcctcgtgtCTTGCTGTAATTGCTGTATTTTGTGAAACAGATGTTAAGAAAAAATCGCAAAGGACATTTAAGAAGCTGATTGAATCCCCGACGCAGACGCCGTACTTCGTGTGTATCCCCATGTACTGGGGGCTGCTGCTCATTACGCCCCTGCTGCCCAAGTGCCTGAAGATTCCCTGGGTTCTGCACTGCTCCCTCGATCAGTTCATCGTCCTCTTCAGCTGGTGGAGATGCTACCGGAACTTTCACCGCCGCGGCCTCCGGGACGAGGAAACGTTTGACCAGACCGACAACAAATACCTAGTGAGTCCTTCCTGCTGGCTTCCGAccttctacccccacccccccccgccccccccccccacccctagggGCActatctactccccccccccccccaccccgagggGCACTATCTACCCCCCCACCCCGAGGGGCACTATCTactcaccccatcccccaccccgagGGGccaccctctaccccccccccccaccccgagggGCACTATctacttccccccccaccccctaaccCCGAGGCActatctactccccccccccaccccccccccccccccccccggggcacTATCTactctactaccccccccccccccaccccgaggggcactatcccccccccccacccccccgagggGCAGGGGCACTATCTACTCTACCGAggggccacccccccccccccccaccccgagggGCCCGACTATCTACTTTCCCCCCACCCCGAGGGgcaccctctaccccccccccccccccccccacccccgggggCACCCGAGGGGCATcctctacccaccccccccccccccccccccccccccactgcgatAAACCTCCCCAGGAACGACCCCCATGAGGTGGAGACAGAGACACTTAGGAAGGAGATATGCTCCTCTTGATGAGTGCGGgagtcgggttatggggagaaggcaggagaatgggagtgagaagaaaatatttttaagaaagaactgcagatgctggaaaaattgagggtagacaaaatgccggagaaactcagcaggtgaggcagcatcgatggagcgagggaaatatagatcagtcatgattgaatggcagaatagatttgatgggccggatggcctaattctgctcctgtcatggTCTTATGGGACACTACCCGTGCACGATGAAGGAGCAGAGTCGGGCAGCGACAGTGAGCAGCCGGCGAGGCAAACACTGGATACTTTGTGTGGCTGGTCCTGGCTTTGTTGAACATGGAGTGGGTCAGGATCACGGCCGCACGAAGCGACGCCGATGTTTCTGGCGACCACACGAGTGCATTGGCTTTTTTTCTGGCATCAGAATTAATTattatttcaaatatataaatTTTGATCATGTAAAATATGTTTAGAAAATAAAAATAGTCAAGGCGTTCTTGTTAGAAGCagataaaagggcctgtcccactttacaggcgactgctggcacctgtGATAggcgccgaaattttcaacacgaccatacagcctgtctggagaacatggacagttgaCGTTATGGGACACTCCTTCAGATTGTAGGGGgggagacaaagcctggcaagtaataggttgaagacagacacaaaacgctggagtaactcagcaggtcaggcaaaatctctggagagtggcgtttcgggtcgagacccttcttcagggtgagtacttcaccattttgtgtctaccttcgatttaaagcagcatctgcagttctttccaacacgaGTAATGGGCAGATACgagtgaggggagtttttgataAGCAGATGTTTGGActaaggccaaagatga
This genomic window from Leucoraja erinacea ecotype New England chromosome 37, Leri_hhj_1, whole genome shotgun sequence contains:
- the LOC129714007 gene encoding uncharacterized protein LOC129714007 isoform X2, yielding MELLKPYLGLMAFFYLPTLFFDEEFSVSISSMIGIFSCGIRQVFAVTTKKAEVFLRQPRPGSSASRFKDVKKKSQRTFKKLIESPTQTPYFVCIPMYWGLLLITPLLPKCLKIPWVLHCSLDQFIVLFSWWRCYRNFHRRGLRDEETFDQTDNKYLLYSIESPHIVHSYMDIEEGAERLIRARKAAVLQELREKLAKQMTKIQGLTKQCAQTVGQNQPSSFKP
- the LOC129714007 gene encoding uncharacterized protein LOC129714007 isoform X3, with translation MELLKPYLGLMAFFYLPTLFFDEEFSVSISSMIGIFSCGIRQVFAVTTKKAEVFLRQPRPGSSASRFKDVKKKSQRTFKKLIESPTQTPYFVCIPMYWGLLLITPLLPKCLKIPWVLHCSLDQFIVLFSWWRCYRNFHRRGLRDEETFDQTDNKYLLVEDFVWKQQLEEECFNLRQLTEMEITGLTKQCAQTVGQNQPSSFKP